CTTACGGTGTCCGTGCCGATAACGACTTGTGTGCCATGGCCACCGAATTTGCTGATCGTATCTACTTTACCCACCTGCGCTCCACTGAGCGTGAAGAGACACCCGGCAGCTTCCACGAAGCGTCACATCTGGGTGGTGATGCCAATCTGGTTGACGTGGTGCGGGTGCTGGTGAATGAAGAGCGTCGTCGTGCCGAGGCCGGTGATCTGCCTGCCATTCCCATGCGTCCGGATCATGGCCATCAGATTCTGGATGACTTGCGTAAGCAGGGGCGCCCCGGTTATTCACTGCTGGGCCGGATGAAGGGGCTGGCGGAACTGCGCGGTGTGGAGCTGGCGATACGCCATTTCAAGGTGCTTTAAGTGTTGTTGTAAGGCGTCGCAAGGGGCCTGCCGTTATGCCGCTGACGATCATGCGGTAAGAGTTGCCAGTTGAGCCCGGAGGCCGTGAGGTCGCCGGGCTTTTTTATTCGGCTGAATACTTATGTGGCGTGCGTATTGGGTAACAGGAAGGTGCTGTCAGGCTTCCTGCTCAAGGCTGACCAGCAGACTGGCAGGGAATTTAGCTCGGAACAGACTGCCCTTGCCCAGCTGGCTTTCAATCTGCAGCGTGGCTTCGTGGCGTAGTAGCACATGCTTGACGATAGCGAGACCCAGACCGGTACCGCCGCTTTCTGAGGTGCGGCTGGGGTCGGCACGATAGAAGCGCTCGGTCAGACGAGGAATGTGGATAGGATCAATGCCGATACCATCGTCCTGCACTTCAAAAACGGCGCCCTCGCCCTGACGGCGCCAGCGAATCTGGATCTTGCCTTCATCAGGCGTGTACTTGACGGCGTTCATCACCAGGTTGGACAGCGCACTGTGCAGTTCCTGTTCGCGGCCATGCAGGCACAAACCCGGTTCTGCTTCCAGCGTGATGGTCTGGCCCTTATCGGTGCCGAGGGCTTCGGCATCATGCAGAATCTGGTGCAGCAGACGGTCCATATCCACCGGTTCGGCGGCATATTCAATCTGCGAGGTTTCCAGCCGTGACAGGGTCAGCAGGTCGGCAATCAGGTTCTCCATCCGTTTGGCCTGCTTGCCCATTTGCTGGATCGGCCGCACCCAGGGGCGTGGCAGCTGATCAAGGTGATCACCCAGGGTTTCCAGATAACCGCTGATCACCGTCAGCGGGGTACGCAGCTCATGGGAGGCGTTGGCGACGAAGTCCTGACGCATTTTTTCGAGGTTGTGCAGGCGGGTGACATCCTGCACCAGCATCAGCCTGTCGCCCTTGCCAAACAGGGTAATGCTGATTTGCAGATACTGGTCGCTGTTGGTGGGGGCAGGGACTTCCAGCGGCTCCTGATAACGGCAGCGGTCGAAGTAGCGCACGAAGTCAGGACGGCGCAGCAGGTGAGTGATCGGCTGTCCACGGTCCTGTGGATAGCGTAGCCCCAGCAGGCGGCTGGCGGCCTGATTCCACCATTCCAGTGCGCCGTCTTCATCGAGCAGCACGACGCCGTCTTTCAGCGCGGAGGTGGAATCCTGAATGCGGGCGATGATACCCCGCAGGCGGTCGTGTTCGTCCAGATTGCGTTTCTGCAGGCGGTACAGTTCATCAAAGATGTCGCCCCACAGTCCCTTGCCTTCTGGTACGTCATCCTTTTCGCTGGAGTTTTTCGCCAGCCAGCGTACCAGATGCTGAAAATGCCACAGTTGCCAGCCCAGCAGGCCAGCCAGTCCCAGGCTCAGCCCCAGCAGCGCATAGCCGCTGAGTGCGCCGACCAGTGTACATCCCAGTAACACCAGAGCCTGACGGCCCAGGAAACTGCGCATGATTACGCAACCTTATTGGAGAATCGATAGCCGGTGCCGCGTACGGTCTGAATCAGGTGTTCGTGTTGTCCGCCCAGCGCCTTGCGCAGACGGCGAATATGGACGTCGACGGTGCGCTCTTCGACATAGACATTACCGCCCCACACCTGATCCAGCAGTTGTCCGCGGGAGTAGGCGCGCTCGGGGTGGGTCATGAAGAAGTGTAGCAGTCGGTATTCGGTCGGCCCCATTTCCAGCTGCTTGCCGTGGGAGGTGACGCGATGGGACACCGGATCCAGCAGCAGACCTTCGATTTCCACCGGATCTTCCAGCCCCTGCGGCGCGGCGCGGCGCAGCACCGCCTTGAGACGGGCCACCAGCTCACGCGGTGAGAAGGGTTTGGTGATGTAGTCATCCGCGCCTGCTTCCAGACCCTGAATCTTGTTGTCCTCATCACCCTTGGCGGTGAGCATGATGATCGGCATTTCCGCGGTCATCTGGTCACGCTTGAGGCGACGGCAGAATTCGATGCCACTGGTACCGGGCAACATCCAGTCGAGCAGCATCAGATCGGGTTTGTCGTCGACGATAATGGCATGGGCGCGGGTGGTGTTTTCAGCTTCGAAACACTCGTAGCCGGCCATTTCCAGCGCAACGGCAATCATTTCCCTGATCGGCGCTTCATCGTCGACGATCAGGACCTTTTTGTCAGCCATGTGCATTACCTGTCATCTATTGCGTTCTTGTGACCGCATTATTACAACGACATGGTGTTACACAAATATGACAAAGGGAAGTTTAATAGCGCATACACGGGCTTTTCTCGGGGTTGTCCGTTATGAACGGCAGTGGTGTAACCGCAGCGTGTGGGAGCAGCGGGTAACCGCGTCCGGGTTGCATCTGTCGCACTTTATCCCCACAGCCACATAAAGGTGCAGTGACGTGGCCGATAACCATGCACTATCGATAATGGGATCCCTTCACCGCCGGTTGTGGATCGAGCCCTCGTCGGATGAACAGTGCGTCAGGTTCATCAGGATGTAGCGAGGTTTTGTCATCCTGAGCCTCGTTATCGGCTAACCGGGCCGGGCGCTCAGGCGTCGTTCTGGAGTGTGCCCCGATAACTGGCAGAACCTGAGGAAAATCAGGTCGCTGCATAGCAAGCTCGGGTCGCCTTCTTTAAACTAGCGTGGCCGGTTTGCCCGGTCACCGATCCGGCCCCAGGGTCACTGCTGTCATTTCGTCAAGACAAAGGATTTCCGTTATGCCCCTTTCCCGCGATGCCGCCCTTAATGTTGCCAAGGTCCTGAGCGAGGCCATGCCCTACATCCAGAACTATGTGGGCAAGACCATCGTGGTCAAGTACGGCGGCAACGCCATGATCGACGAAACCCTGAAGAACGCCTTCGCCCGTGACATCGTCATGCTCAAGCTGGTCGGTATCAACCCGGTGGTGGTGCACGGTGGCGGACCGCAGATCGGTGAGCTGCTGGAGAAACTGAAGATCGAATCCCACTTCATCAATGGCATGCGTGTGACCGATTCCGCCACCATGGATGTAGTGGAAATGGTACTAGGTGGACAGGTCAACAAAGACATCGTCAACCTGATCAACACCAACGGCGGACGTGCTATCGGCCTGACCGGAAAGGACGCCCGTCTGATCATGGCCAAGAAGATGAAGGTCACCCACAAGACGCCTGATATGGAGGCGCCGGAAATCATCGACATCGGCCATGTTGGCAGTGTTGAACGAATTAACCGCGAACTGCTTGATCTGCTGGTCGCCAGCGATATTATCCCCGTCATTGCTCCGATCGGGGTGGATGAGGAAGGTAACTCCTATAACATCAACGCCGATCTGGTGGCAGGCAAGGTGGCTGAAGCGCTGGATGCAGAAAAACTGCTGCTGCTGACCAACATTGCCGGTCTGCTCGACAAACAGGGTAAGGTTCTTACTGGTCTGTCGCTGGCGGATGTCGACGCCCTGATCGCCGATGGCACCATCACCGGTGGTATGCTGCCGAAGATCGACTGTGCACTGGAAGCGGTGCGTAATGGCGTCAAACGTGCGCATATCATCGATGGCCGCGTTGCACATGCCACCATGCTGGAGCTGTTCACCAACGAAGGTGTGGGCACCCTGATTACCAACGAAAAACTCAAGGCTTGACGGTTGTCTGCAGGCCGGTGCACTCCCCTGCACCGGCCTGCAGATGGGCTGACGGATGTAAGGTAAACAATGACGGAAAGTCTCAGTCCCAAGGCCCGCAAGGGCCAGGCAAAGCAGCGGATTCTGGAAGCCCTGGCACGGATGTTGGAGCATGCGCCGGGTGGGCGCATCACCACGGCAGCACTGGCACAGGAAGTCGGTGTGACCGAAGCGGCACTGTATCGCCATTTTCCCAGCAAGACGCGGATGTTTGAGGGGCTGATCGATTTTGTCGAGGAGAGCCTGTTTAGCCGCATCAACCTGATTCTGGAACGCGAAGCCAGTGCGGCGGTGCGCTGTCAGCAGGTGCTGACGCTGCTGCTGGCATTTGCCGAAAAAAATCCGGGTCTGGCGGTGCTGCTGGCCGGTGATGTGCTGGCCGGTGAGGATGCACGCCTGCATCAGCGTATCCGTCAGGTGTTCGACCGTATTGAGACCCAGCTGCGGCAGATCCTGCGCGAGGCCGAGCTGCGTGAGCAGCTGCGTACCCTGAAGCCGCCCAGCGTCTGTGCCAATCTGCTGATGGCCTTTGC
This Pokkaliibacter sp. MBI-7 DNA region includes the following protein-coding sequences:
- the phoR gene encoding phosphate regulon sensor histidine kinase PhoR gives rise to the protein MRSFLGRQALVLLGCTLVGALSGYALLGLSLGLAGLLGWQLWHFQHLVRWLAKNSSEKDDVPEGKGLWGDIFDELYRLQKRNLDEHDRLRGIIARIQDSTSALKDGVVLLDEDGALEWWNQAASRLLGLRYPQDRGQPITHLLRRPDFVRYFDRCRYQEPLEVPAPTNSDQYLQISITLFGKGDRLMLVQDVTRLHNLEKMRQDFVANASHELRTPLTVISGYLETLGDHLDQLPRPWVRPIQQMGKQAKRMENLIADLLTLSRLETSQIEYAAEPVDMDRLLHQILHDAEALGTDKGQTITLEAEPGLCLHGREQELHSALSNLVMNAVKYTPDEGKIQIRWRRQGEGAVFEVQDDGIGIDPIHIPRLTERFYRADPSRTSESGGTGLGLAIVKHVLLRHEATLQIESQLGKGSLFRAKFPASLLVSLEQEA
- the phoB gene encoding phosphate regulon transcriptional regulator PhoB, giving the protein MADKKVLIVDDEAPIREMIAVALEMAGYECFEAENTTRAHAIIVDDKPDLMLLDWMLPGTSGIEFCRRLKRDQMTAEMPIIMLTAKGDEDNKIQGLEAGADDYITKPFSPRELVARLKAVLRRAAPQGLEDPVEIEGLLLDPVSHRVTSHGKQLEMGPTEYRLLHFFMTHPERAYSRGQLLDQVWGGNVYVEERTVDVHIRRLRKALGGQHEHLIQTVRGTGYRFSNKVA
- the argB gene encoding acetylglutamate kinase; its protein translation is MPLSRDAALNVAKVLSEAMPYIQNYVGKTIVVKYGGNAMIDETLKNAFARDIVMLKLVGINPVVVHGGGPQIGELLEKLKIESHFINGMRVTDSATMDVVEMVLGGQVNKDIVNLINTNGGRAIGLTGKDARLIMAKKMKVTHKTPDMEAPEIIDIGHVGSVERINRELLDLLVASDIIPVIAPIGVDEEGNSYNINADLVAGKVAEALDAEKLLLLTNIAGLLDKQGKVLTGLSLADVDALIADGTITGGMLPKIDCALEAVRNGVKRAHIIDGRVAHATMLELFTNEGVGTLITNEKLKA